In one Microbacterium invictum genomic region, the following are encoded:
- a CDS encoding class I SAM-dependent methyltransferase — protein sequence MRSASRPTVAPLPEPDPVRCRALGDDLRAAGFTSEALRAAWGPTADTAIARGLRGPAVAVLGDRTDPLAVLGRLFVLGVTESVGRVAASVPRTGIEGLVALGLVEKADDEDAAVRPLAIIRPQSFVHEHGEGEWWIASDLDEAVLAGPLAEGHVLGVGGASQTLARLQLPGDSVQGGAERGLDLGTGCGIQALRLRRGTRQVVATDISERALRFTRLNALLNDVSAVETRLGSLFDPLEPGEQFERIVSNPPFVITPRVDGVPAYEYRDGGLVGDALVAEVVTGLGVHLAPGGVAQLLGNWEYRNGEDGLDRVRGWVADAPVALDAWVIERERLDPLAYAELWIRDGGTAPGTPEYARLIEAWLDDFARRGVTEVGFGYVLLHRPPSWRVTLERYERVRGTVEATGADLAASLEAHARLVSLGDGPAGDAALAASLLLVAPDVTEARHHRPGEEAPTVIELHQGGGFGRVVPVDPALAALVGASDGDLAVGPLIDAIAQLLEVDPGELRADLLPRVRELLFTGFLRFAD from the coding sequence ATGCGCTCCGCCTCCCGCCCGACCGTCGCGCCGCTTCCCGAGCCCGATCCGGTACGGTGCCGGGCCCTCGGCGACGACCTGCGCGCCGCCGGGTTCACGTCCGAGGCGCTCCGCGCGGCGTGGGGACCGACGGCCGACACAGCCATCGCCCGGGGCCTTCGCGGCCCGGCCGTCGCCGTCCTCGGTGACCGGACCGACCCGCTGGCCGTTCTCGGACGCCTCTTCGTGCTGGGCGTCACCGAGTCCGTCGGTCGCGTCGCGGCATCCGTCCCCCGCACCGGCATCGAGGGACTGGTCGCCCTCGGGCTGGTGGAGAAGGCGGACGACGAGGATGCCGCGGTGCGGCCGCTCGCCATCATCCGCCCCCAGTCGTTCGTGCACGAGCACGGCGAGGGCGAATGGTGGATCGCCAGCGACCTCGACGAGGCGGTCCTCGCCGGGCCACTCGCCGAGGGTCACGTGCTCGGGGTCGGCGGCGCGTCGCAGACGCTCGCCCGGCTGCAGCTGCCGGGCGACTCCGTGCAGGGCGGCGCGGAGCGCGGCCTGGATCTCGGCACCGGCTGCGGTATCCAGGCCCTGCGGCTCCGGCGCGGCACCCGTCAGGTGGTGGCGACGGACATCTCCGAGAGGGCCCTTCGCTTCACCCGTCTGAATGCGCTCCTCAACGACGTCTCGGCCGTGGAGACCCGGTTGGGCAGCCTGTTCGATCCCCTCGAGCCCGGCGAGCAGTTCGAACGGATCGTGTCGAACCCGCCCTTCGTCATCACCCCTCGCGTAGACGGGGTGCCGGCCTACGAATACCGCGACGGCGGCCTCGTAGGCGACGCTCTGGTCGCAGAGGTGGTGACCGGGCTCGGGGTGCATCTCGCACCGGGCGGGGTGGCGCAGCTGCTCGGCAACTGGGAGTACCGCAACGGTGAGGACGGGCTCGACCGGGTCCGCGGCTGGGTCGCCGACGCCCCCGTCGCTCTCGACGCCTGGGTGATCGAACGCGAGCGTCTCGACCCGCTGGCGTACGCCGAGCTCTGGATCCGCGACGGCGGCACGGCACCCGGAACGCCGGAGTACGCCCGGCTCATCGAGGCCTGGCTCGACGACTTCGCGCGCCGCGGGGTCACCGAGGTCGGGTTCGGCTACGTGCTGCTGCACCGACCCCCGTCGTGGCGGGTCACCCTGGAGCGGTACGAGCGGGTGCGCGGCACCGTCGAGGCCACCGGCGCAGACCTCGCCGCTTCGCTCGAGGCACACGCACGGCTCGTGTCGCTCGGCGACGGACCTGCCGGCGACGCCGCGCTCGCGGCATCCCTTCTTCTCGTCGCGCCGGATGTGACCGAGGCCCGCCATCACCGTCCCGGCGAGGAGGCGCCCACCGTCATCGAACTGCACCAGGGCGGCGGGTTCGGCCGGGTCGTGCCCGTCGATCCGGCGCTCGCCGCCCTCGTCGGCGCGAGCGACGGCGACCTCGCGGTCGGACCCCTCATCGACGCGATCGCGCAGCTGCTCGAGGTCGACCCGGGCGAGCTGCGCGCCGACCTGCTGCCGCGTGTGCGGGAGCTGCTGTTCACCGGCTTCCTCCGATTCGCCGACTGA
- a CDS encoding DUF6049 family protein gives MTLSPSRSRARSRRGPRARWSAAVATFATLLTLVAAPATAAAVPLGASVAATPHGIAATPDPAPSPSDTPALSGEVTLLLAPIGGGVVSGGQALTASVSVENGTALPTAGAEAILSVGLEALPDRGALDGWLSGSEGSTVQQAGIAPVGAVASGARQTVSVTVAADDPALAGKAPGVYPLTARIAGPEGELEARSVIVVPDPAATAAVAAVVPITAPGLSTGLLTADELATLTAAGGDLDAQLTGVEGTAAILAIDPAILASIRVLGDSAPEQAVEWLDRLMSLPNSRFATQFGDADVATQLRAGLTVPLQPTSLQSYMDADDFAPSDADAEGDTDADTGATGAPSVDPSPTPESSAGSPSPSASPSAPTDPSAPDYPDLGELLSVGNAREAMYWPAGDAVAPDTVAALAALGTESSPALTLVPSERTTAGSDGTAVPARGDAGGAGVLVYDSRLSDALQTASLLDDAVLRGAELATASAELAFAKADAPDAALLVAFDRTSSRSYVALDTAIAAALEAPGVSALSLPGLIAVPASSVEVTALTDDAAAIEAERAAATSALIDDEARVGRFSSILDDPQLLTGPERAELLQLLGVSWLATPAARTLALTDHRAATEETLAAVEMLPPSTTQLISADSALRPWVRNDLPWPVNLELRAAPDDVRLDVQEVTAFTVPAGSNARVEVPVQARLGNGEVRVDLQLRSPTLEPIGQTQSVEVVVSAEWESIGLIVLGTLVGVFLVIGVLRTIRRLRRREAAADTVQTS, from the coding sequence ATGACGCTGAGCCCCTCCCGGTCGCGGGCGAGATCCCGACGCGGCCCGCGCGCCCGATGGAGCGCGGCGGTCGCGACCTTCGCAACCCTGCTCACACTCGTCGCGGCCCCAGCGACCGCGGCCGCCGTGCCCCTCGGAGCGTCCGTCGCGGCGACGCCGCACGGCATTGCCGCCACCCCGGATCCGGCTCCGAGCCCGTCGGACACCCCGGCGCTGTCGGGCGAGGTGACCCTCCTCCTCGCTCCCATCGGCGGCGGCGTGGTGTCGGGCGGTCAGGCCCTGACCGCCTCGGTCTCCGTCGAGAACGGCACCGCGCTTCCCACGGCCGGGGCCGAGGCCATCCTCTCGGTGGGGCTCGAGGCGCTGCCGGACCGCGGCGCCCTCGACGGGTGGCTCTCGGGGAGTGAGGGCTCGACCGTGCAGCAGGCCGGGATCGCTCCGGTCGGTGCGGTCGCGTCGGGAGCGCGGCAGACCGTGTCCGTGACGGTCGCCGCGGACGACCCCGCGCTGGCCGGCAAGGCTCCCGGGGTCTACCCGCTCACCGCACGCATCGCGGGCCCGGAGGGAGAGCTCGAGGCTCGCAGCGTCATCGTGGTGCCCGATCCCGCGGCGACCGCGGCCGTCGCCGCCGTGGTGCCGATCACCGCCCCCGGGCTCTCGACGGGGCTCCTCACCGCCGACGAACTGGCCACCCTCACCGCCGCCGGCGGCGACCTCGACGCCCAGCTCACCGGTGTCGAGGGCACGGCGGCGATCCTCGCGATCGATCCGGCGATCCTCGCCAGCATCCGGGTCCTCGGCGACAGTGCGCCCGAGCAGGCCGTGGAGTGGCTCGACCGGCTGATGTCGCTGCCGAATTCTCGGTTCGCGACGCAGTTCGGCGACGCAGACGTCGCCACGCAGCTGCGGGCGGGGCTCACGGTGCCCCTGCAGCCGACGTCACTGCAGTCGTACATGGACGCCGACGACTTCGCTCCGAGCGATGCCGACGCCGAGGGCGACACCGACGCCGACACAGGCGCAACGGGTGCGCCGAGCGTTGACCCGTCGCCCACGCCCGAGTCCAGTGCGGGGAGCCCCAGCCCCTCGGCGAGCCCGTCCGCGCCCACCGACCCGTCCGCGCCCGACTACCCCGACCTCGGCGAGCTGCTGTCCGTCGGCAACGCCCGCGAGGCGATGTACTGGCCCGCCGGCGATGCCGTCGCCCCCGACACCGTCGCCGCCCTGGCGGCCCTCGGCACCGAGAGCTCGCCCGCGCTCACCCTCGTCCCGTCCGAGCGCACCACCGCGGGGTCGGACGGCACCGCCGTCCCCGCGAGGGGAGACGCCGGCGGCGCGGGGGTCCTCGTCTACGACAGCCGGCTCTCCGACGCGCTGCAGACCGCGTCGCTTCTCGACGACGCCGTTCTGCGAGGCGCGGAACTGGCGACGGCGAGCGCCGAGCTGGCCTTCGCGAAGGCCGATGCTCCCGACGCGGCACTCCTGGTCGCCTTCGACCGCACGTCGTCCCGCTCCTACGTCGCGCTCGATACCGCGATCGCCGCGGCGCTCGAGGCTCCCGGCGTCTCGGCCCTGTCGCTCCCCGGGCTGATCGCCGTGCCGGCATCGTCGGTCGAGGTCACCGCCCTCACTGACGATGCGGCGGCGATCGAGGCCGAGCGTGCCGCCGCGACATCCGCTCTCATCGACGACGAAGCGCGGGTCGGCCGTTTCTCCAGCATCCTGGACGATCCGCAGCTGCTGACCGGACCCGAACGCGCCGAGCTGCTGCAGCTGCTCGGGGTGTCGTGGCTCGCCACCCCCGCCGCCCGCACTCTTGCCCTCACCGACCATCGCGCGGCGACGGAGGAGACCCTCGCGGCGGTCGAGATGCTGCCCCCGAGCACCACGCAGCTGATCAGCGCCGACTCCGCCCTGCGACCCTGGGTGCGCAACGACCTCCCCTGGCCGGTGAATCTCGAGCTGCGCGCGGCGCCCGACGACGTCCGCCTCGACGTGCAGGAGGTGACGGCCTTCACCGTGCCCGCCGGTTCCAACGCACGCGTCGAGGTTCCGGTGCAGGCGCGGCTGGGCAACGGCGAGGTGCGCGTCGACCTGCAGCTGCGCAGTCCGACGCTCGAGCCGATCGGACAGACGCAGTCGGTCGAGGTCGTCGTCAGCGCCGAGTGGGAATCGATCGGGCTCATCGTGCTCGGCACCCTCGTCGGTGTCTTCCTCGTGATCGGGGTGCTGCGCACCATCCGGCGCCTGCGTCGCCGCGAGGCGGCGGCCGACACGGTCCAGACCTCATGA
- the murJ gene encoding murein biosynthesis integral membrane protein MurJ, producing MSDIGRASVLIGAGTIVSRLTGLLRNVVLVTAIGSVASQAGDAFATAISIPNSVYAIISAGLLTAVIVPQIVRAGAHPDTGQAFISKLVTLATIILLAATAVATVLAPWLVALYAPSYSAEQQALAVAFAYWLLPQILFFGLFALFGEILNARRVFGPYTWAPIVNNVVSIIGFLIFLALFGGPVSTVTSWTPQMIALLAGSATAGIVCQAGVLLIFWRRAGLRLRPDFRWRGVGLRGIGRLAGWTFLMVLVGQLAGFVQSRVMSEASGIGAAAQASANAWLIFMLPYSIIVLSIGTPYFTRLSEHATAGRDGDVRRDVVSSIRTLGLFTVVAAVAIAVAAVPASRIFTDDAAQAVEASAVLCAYLVSLVPLAVLFVVQRTFYAYDDTRTPFFFTLLQGGIVVGTAWTAGFLVQAGIIPLTLLAAAIALGQSSATLVQVIVAAVLLHRRMDGIGARSWTTALLTFALAALPAAAAGWGVYLATGGAAGWMVADKLLGALGAAVIGLVTLVVYLGVLALLRTPDLAPALGMVRRFLPGKR from the coding sequence ATGAGCGACATCGGGCGCGCCAGCGTCCTCATCGGTGCGGGCACGATCGTGTCGCGCCTGACGGGGCTCCTGCGCAACGTCGTCCTGGTCACCGCGATCGGCTCCGTCGCCAGCCAAGCCGGAGACGCGTTCGCGACGGCGATCAGCATCCCGAACAGCGTCTACGCGATCATCTCGGCCGGGCTCTTGACGGCCGTCATCGTGCCGCAGATCGTTCGCGCGGGCGCTCACCCCGATACCGGCCAGGCGTTCATCTCGAAGCTCGTCACCCTCGCGACGATCATCCTCCTCGCCGCGACGGCCGTGGCGACGGTGCTCGCGCCCTGGCTCGTCGCGCTCTACGCCCCGTCGTACTCCGCAGAGCAGCAGGCACTGGCCGTCGCCTTCGCCTACTGGCTCCTGCCGCAGATCCTCTTCTTCGGGCTGTTCGCGCTGTTCGGCGAGATCCTCAACGCCCGCCGCGTCTTCGGTCCCTACACCTGGGCGCCGATCGTCAACAACGTGGTGTCGATCATCGGCTTCCTGATCTTCCTCGCGCTCTTCGGCGGTCCGGTATCCACGGTCACGTCGTGGACTCCGCAGATGATCGCCCTCCTCGCGGGGAGCGCCACCGCGGGCATCGTCTGCCAGGCCGGGGTGCTGCTGATCTTCTGGCGGCGCGCCGGACTGCGGCTGCGGCCGGATTTCCGCTGGCGCGGGGTCGGCCTTCGAGGGATCGGGCGCCTCGCGGGCTGGACCTTCCTGATGGTGCTCGTCGGACAGCTGGCGGGCTTCGTCCAGTCTCGGGTGATGTCGGAGGCCTCGGGGATCGGTGCCGCCGCGCAGGCGTCCGCGAACGCCTGGCTGATCTTCATGCTCCCCTACTCGATCATCGTCCTCTCGATCGGAACCCCCTATTTCACCCGCCTCAGCGAGCACGCCACGGCCGGTCGCGACGGCGATGTCCGCAGGGACGTCGTCAGCAGCATCCGGACTCTGGGGCTCTTCACCGTGGTCGCCGCCGTCGCGATCGCCGTCGCCGCCGTCCCGGCATCACGGATCTTCACCGACGATGCCGCCCAGGCCGTCGAGGCGTCCGCGGTTCTCTGCGCCTACCTGGTGAGTCTCGTGCCGCTTGCGGTGCTGTTCGTGGTGCAGCGCACCTTCTACGCCTATGACGACACCCGGACACCCTTCTTCTTCACGCTTCTTCAGGGCGGCATCGTCGTCGGCACCGCGTGGACGGCGGGCTTCCTCGTGCAGGCGGGGATCATTCCGCTCACCCTCCTGGCCGCCGCGATCGCCCTGGGGCAATCGAGTGCCACCCTCGTCCAGGTCATCGTGGCCGCCGTGCTGCTTCATCGCCGCATGGATGGCATCGGCGCGCGCTCGTGGACGACAGCCCTTCTGACCTTCGCTCTCGCTGCCCTGCCCGCGGCGGCTGCGGGATGGGGCGTGTACCTGGCGACCGGAGGAGCGGCGGGCTGGATGGTCGCCGACAAGCTGCTCGGCGCTCTCGGGGCCGCGGTGATCGGACTTGTGACCCTCGTCGTGTATCTCGGCGTGCTCGCGCTGTTGCGCACGCCCGACCTGGCGCCCGCGCTGGGGATGGTCAGGCGTTTCCTGCCCGGGAAGAGGTGA